The following are encoded in a window of Lates calcarifer isolate ASB-BC8 linkage group LG20, TLL_Latcal_v3, whole genome shotgun sequence genomic DNA:
- the LOC108899880 gene encoding heart- and neural crest derivatives-expressed protein 1, whose product MNLIGGYQHHHHLMHEPFPFVQRCHQDAPYFQSWVVNHGEVPPDFQIQAPYPAAELGAPGATHDARLEGLQAGMGKRRASGPKKERRRTESINTAFAELRECIPNVPADTKLSKIKTLRLATSYIAYLMDVLAKDSGETEGFKAEIKKFENRDLKRKRELTDGLQDSLGAEKKVKGRTGWPQQVWALELNQ is encoded by the exons ATGAACCTCATCGGGGGCTACcagcatcaccaccacctgaTGCACGAACCCTTCCCGTTCGTCCAGCGGTGTCACCAGGACGCGCCGTACTTCCAGAGCTGGGTGGTGAACCACGGCGAGGTGCCCCCGGACTTCCAGATCCAGGCGCCCTACCCGGCCGCGGAGCTCGGGGCGCCCGGAGCGACGCACGACGCCCGGCTGGAGGGGCTTCAGGCGGGGATGGGCAAGAGGAGAGCGTCGGGGCCGAAGAAGGAGCGCCGGAGGACGGAGAGTATCAACACGGCTTTCGCCGAGCTGAGGGAGTGCATCCCCAACGTCCCCGCGGACACCAAACTGtctaaaattaaaactttaCGCCTGGCGACCAGTTACATCGCCTACCTGATGGACGTCCTGGCCAAAGACTCCGGGGAGACGGAGGGCTTTAAGGCCGAAATTAAGAAATTTGAAAACCGGGATCTGAAAAGGAAACGAGAgctg acCGACGGCCTCCAGGACTCTTTAGGAGCCGAGAAGAAAGTGAAGGGCCGGACCGGGTGGCCGCAGCAGGTCTGGGCTCTGGAGCTCAACCAGtga